A part of Brassica rapa cultivar Chiifu-401-42 chromosome A05, CAAS_Brap_v3.01, whole genome shotgun sequence genomic DNA contains:
- the LOC103869856 gene encoding uncharacterized protein LOC103869856 isoform X2 yields MSDMTSLAASPSRSSKRAMYYVQSPSRDSYTSVTQPSTMMDSPTHDSYSLGRHSRNSSESRFSGISRSSSSDRKNVKKCRSNEKEYETILEEGSYEEMDDVTSIRRSQAILAVFIFISLFAFCCLITWGASRPYKAQISVQTFELRNFYVGQGSDFYGMHTKLLTLNGTLRIGIYNPAPTFGIHLKEHYQPKKSQYTEAVVIEGRRIPLYGAGASLEATERGGKIQVNLRFEVKTRGDVVGRLVTIRHKKRISCSFVIDVAISKRVPIDKSDCSYS; encoded by the exons ATGTCCGACATGACAAGTCTAGCGGCTTCGCCTTCACGATCTTCAAAACGCGCCATGTACTACGTGCAAAGTCCTTCACGTGACTCTTACACGTCAGTTACACAGCCTAGTACAATGATGGACTCTCCCACACACGATTCATACTCCTTGGGCCGCCACTCTCGTAACTCATCAGAGAGTAGATTCTCCGGGATATCccgatcatcatcatcagacaGAAAAAACGTCAAAAAGTGCCGATCTAACGAGAAAGAATATGAGACTATACTTGAAGAAGGTTCGTATGAAGAAATGGACGATGTGACTTCTATAAGGAGGTCTCAGGCCATACTTGccgttttcatttttataagtCTCTTCGCCTTCTGTTGCTTAATCACGTGGGGAGCTAGTAGACCTTACAAGGCTCAAATCTCTGTTCAG ACATTCGAACTACGCAACTTCTATGTTGGTCAAGGATCAGATTTCTATGGCATGCATACCAAGTTGCTGACTTTGAATGGAACATTAAGAATTGGTATATACAATCCTGCCCCAACATTTGGTATTCAT TTGAAGGAACATTATCAACCGAAGAAGAGTCAATATACGGAAGCAGTGGTTATAGAAGGAAGAAGGATCCCATTATACGGTGCAGGAGCAAGCCTAGAGGCCACAGAGAGAGGCGGAAAGATTCAGGTGAATCTGAGATTTGAAGTCAAAACAAGAGGAGATGTGGTCGGAAGATTGGTTACAATAAGGCACAAAAAGAGAATCTCATGCTCATTTGTCATCGATGTTGCCATTAGTAAGCGCGTACCGATCGATAAGAGTGATTGCAGCTATTCATGA
- the LOC103869856 gene encoding uncharacterized protein LOC103869856 isoform X3, producing the protein MSDMTSLAASPSRSSKRAMYYVQSPSRDSYTSVTQPSTMMDSPTHDSYSLGRHSRNSSESRFSGISRSSSSDRKNVKKCRSNEKEYETILEEGSYEEMDDVTSIRRSQAILAVFIFISLFAFCCLITWGASRPYKAQISVQTFELRNFYVGQGSDFYGMHTKLLTLNGTLRIVEGTLSTEEESIYGSSGYRRKKDPIIRCRSKPRGHRERRKDSGESEI; encoded by the exons ATGTCCGACATGACAAGTCTAGCGGCTTCGCCTTCACGATCTTCAAAACGCGCCATGTACTACGTGCAAAGTCCTTCACGTGACTCTTACACGTCAGTTACACAGCCTAGTACAATGATGGACTCTCCCACACACGATTCATACTCCTTGGGCCGCCACTCTCGTAACTCATCAGAGAGTAGATTCTCCGGGATATCccgatcatcatcatcagacaGAAAAAACGTCAAAAAGTGCCGATCTAACGAGAAAGAATATGAGACTATACTTGAAGAAGGTTCGTATGAAGAAATGGACGATGTGACTTCTATAAGGAGGTCTCAGGCCATACTTGccgttttcatttttataagtCTCTTCGCCTTCTGTTGCTTAATCACGTGGGGAGCTAGTAGACCTTACAAGGCTCAAATCTCTGTTCAG ACATTCGAACTACGCAACTTCTATGTTGGTCAAGGATCAGATTTCTATGGCATGCATACCAAGTTGCTGACTTTGAATGGAACATTAAGAATTG TTGAAGGAACATTATCAACCGAAGAAGAGTCAATATACGGAAGCAGTGGTTATAGAAGGAAGAAGGATCCCATTATACGGTGCAGGAGCAAGCCTAGAGGCCACAGAGAGAGGCGGAAAGATTCAGGTGAATCTGAGATTTGA
- the LOC103869856 gene encoding uncharacterized protein LOC103869856 isoform X1: MSDMTSLAASPSRSSKRAMYYVQSPSRDSYTSVTQPSTMMDSPTHDSYSLGRHSRNSSESRFSGISRSSSSDRKNVKKCRSNEKEYETILEEGSYEEMDDVTSIRRSQAILAVFIFISLFAFCCLITWGASRPYKAQISVQTFELRNFYVGQGSDFYGMHTKLLTLNGTLRIGIYNPAPTFGIHVSSKPVSLLYYQLPIATGQLKEHYQPKKSQYTEAVVIEGRRIPLYGAGASLEATERGGKIQVNLRFEVKTRGDVVGRLVTIRHKKRISCSFVIDVAISKRVPIDKSDCSYS; the protein is encoded by the exons ATGTCCGACATGACAAGTCTAGCGGCTTCGCCTTCACGATCTTCAAAACGCGCCATGTACTACGTGCAAAGTCCTTCACGTGACTCTTACACGTCAGTTACACAGCCTAGTACAATGATGGACTCTCCCACACACGATTCATACTCCTTGGGCCGCCACTCTCGTAACTCATCAGAGAGTAGATTCTCCGGGATATCccgatcatcatcatcagacaGAAAAAACGTCAAAAAGTGCCGATCTAACGAGAAAGAATATGAGACTATACTTGAAGAAGGTTCGTATGAAGAAATGGACGATGTGACTTCTATAAGGAGGTCTCAGGCCATACTTGccgttttcatttttataagtCTCTTCGCCTTCTGTTGCTTAATCACGTGGGGAGCTAGTAGACCTTACAAGGCTCAAATCTCTGTTCAG ACATTCGAACTACGCAACTTCTATGTTGGTCAAGGATCAGATTTCTATGGCATGCATACCAAGTTGCTGACTTTGAATGGAACATTAAGAATTGGTATATACAATCCTGCCCCAACATTTGGTATTCATGTTAGTTCCAAACCAGTCAGTCTCTTATATTACCAACTCCCTATCGCCACCGGTCAG TTGAAGGAACATTATCAACCGAAGAAGAGTCAATATACGGAAGCAGTGGTTATAGAAGGAAGAAGGATCCCATTATACGGTGCAGGAGCAAGCCTAGAGGCCACAGAGAGAGGCGGAAAGATTCAGGTGAATCTGAGATTTGAAGTCAAAACAAGAGGAGATGTGGTCGGAAGATTGGTTACAATAAGGCACAAAAAGAGAATCTCATGCTCATTTGTCATCGATGTTGCCATTAGTAAGCGCGTACCGATCGATAAGAGTGATTGCAGCTATTCATGA